A single Pseudomonas sp. DC1.2 DNA region contains:
- a CDS encoding PaaI family thioesterase, with translation MDIPAELTESAFFKRLGCRLHSLETGVAHVALALAPELRNRGGKLHGGALFSLVDIAMGLACSSTHGFDQQSATIECKINYIRAVSDGEVMCTARVIHPGRRTLVVEAEVRQGEKLVAKAQGTFAVL, from the coding sequence ATGGACATTCCTGCCGAGCTGACCGAAAGCGCTTTTTTCAAGCGGCTGGGGTGTCGCTTGCACAGTCTGGAAACCGGGGTGGCGCACGTCGCCCTGGCGCTGGCACCGGAACTGCGCAATCGCGGCGGCAAGCTGCACGGCGGGGCCTTGTTCAGTCTGGTGGACATTGCCATGGGGCTGGCCTGCTCCAGCACCCACGGCTTTGACCAGCAGAGCGCAACCATCGAATGCAAGATCAACTACATTCGCGCTGTTTCTGACGGCGAAGTGATGTGTACGGCGCGGGTAATTCATCCGGGCCGTCGCACGCTGGTGGTCGAAGCGGAAGTGAGGCAAGGCGAAAAATTAGTCGCAAAAGCACAAGGCACGTTCGCTGTCCTGTAG